Proteins encoded by one window of Micromonospora coxensis:
- a CDS encoding zinc-dependent alcohol dehydrogenase, translated as MRATVVTSFDQPLEIFDVPVPEPGPGEILVRIEASGLCHTDIHAARGDWPVKPNPPFVPGHEGVGIVERVGEGVTEHAVGHRVALPWLGWACGTCAHCVSGWETLCEAQRNTGYSVDGAHAEYAVASARYAVRVPDGVDPFEAAPLTCAGVTTYKAVKVAAVRPGDRVAVFGIGGLGHLAQQYAQLFGGETVAVDVTDEKLRLARDLGATHTVNAAEVDPVEAVTALGGADVAIVLAASPTVIAQAHRSLRRGGRLVLVSLPKENGFTLPIFETVLKGITVIGSIVGTRADLAEVFRLHAAGRTRVAYEVRKLDEINEAVQDVLAGRVTARLVLRP; from the coding sequence ATGCGCGCGACCGTCGTCACCTCGTTCGACCAGCCGCTGGAGATCTTCGACGTGCCGGTGCCCGAGCCCGGCCCCGGCGAGATCCTGGTCCGGATCGAGGCGAGCGGGCTCTGCCACACCGACATCCACGCCGCGCGCGGCGACTGGCCGGTCAAGCCGAACCCGCCGTTCGTGCCGGGTCACGAGGGCGTCGGCATCGTGGAGCGGGTCGGCGAGGGCGTCACCGAGCACGCCGTCGGCCACCGGGTCGCCCTGCCCTGGCTCGGCTGGGCCTGCGGCACCTGCGCGCACTGCGTCTCCGGCTGGGAGACGCTCTGCGAGGCGCAGCGCAACACCGGCTACTCCGTCGACGGCGCGCACGCCGAGTACGCGGTCGCCTCGGCCCGCTACGCCGTCCGTGTGCCGGACGGGGTCGACCCGTTCGAGGCGGCCCCGCTGACCTGCGCGGGCGTCACCACGTACAAGGCGGTGAAGGTGGCCGCGGTGCGCCCCGGCGACCGGGTGGCGGTCTTCGGCATCGGCGGGCTGGGCCACCTCGCCCAGCAGTACGCGCAGCTGTTCGGCGGCGAGACCGTCGCCGTGGACGTGACGGACGAGAAGCTGCGCCTGGCCCGCGACCTCGGCGCCACGCACACCGTGAACGCGGCCGAGGTCGACCCGGTCGAGGCGGTCACCGCGCTCGGCGGGGCGGACGTGGCGATCGTCCTGGCGGCCAGCCCCACCGTGATCGCGCAGGCCCACCGCAGCCTGCGCCGGGGCGGACGGCTGGTGCTGGTGTCGCTGCCGAAGGAGAACGGCTTCACCCTGCCGATCTTCGAGACCGTGCTCAAGGGCATCACCGTGATCGGTTCGATCGTCGGCACCCGCGCCGACCTGGCCGAGGTGTTCCGGCTGCACGCCGCCGGCCGCACCCGGGTCGCGTACGAGGTGCGCAAGCTCGACGAGATCAACGAGGCGGTGCAGGACGTGCTGGCCGGCCGGGTCACCGCCCGCCTGGTGCTGCGGCCGTGA
- the ppdK gene encoding pyruvate, phosphate dikinase, giving the protein MAKFVYDFIEGDRSRADLLGGKGANLAEMTRLGLPVPPGFTVSTDACRVYLRTGEPPEGLFAEINAHLREVEARLDRWLGDRHDPLLLAVRSGGRYSMPGMMETILDIGLNDTTVHGLAARAGDARFAWDSYRRLIQMYGRTVYGVPAEEFERELEALRASAGPAGPSAEQLRDLVETYKKVFAAHVGHDFPQAPHEQLYLAVRSVFESWNSERARIYRRQERIPDDLGTAVNVMAMVFGNLGPDSGTGVAFTRDPATGAPGVYGDYLPDAQGEDVVAGIRNTIPLPELERIDPASFRRLMTIMATLERHYRDLCDIEFTIERGRLWMLQTRVGKRTAAAAFVIAAQLVQEGLISLDEALLRVNGAQLGQLMFPAFDLSGAPAPLAVGVGASPGAAVGRVVFDSAAAAAATEPVILVRRETNPDDLPGMIAAAGVLTSRGGKTSHAAVVARGMGRTCVCGADALRIAPERGEFAVGDRVVRAGDVISIDGTTGRIYAGEVPVQPSPVARYLAGELAPQADPLVAAVHRLLGHADAVRRLGVRANADTGPDARRARRFGATGIGLCRTEHMFLGERRELVERLILADGPDEVAAALDALLPLQRADFVDILAAMDGLPVTIRLIDPPLHEFLPPLHELTARVARAEALGEDPGRDGRLLVAVRRMHESNPMLGLRGVRLGLVIPGLFAMQVRAVAEAAAQRVREGGDPRPEIMVPLVGDVKELAAVRVEAEQVLAGVPGAPEIPIGTMIEVPRAALTAGEIAAEAHFFSFGTNDLTQTAWAFSRDDVEGSFFGAYLERGIFTTSPFESIDVKGVGRLVRLAVAEGRAARPELTVGVCGEHGGDPESVAFFADAGLDYVSCSPYRVPIARLAAGRAAVDPTTGTSDSR; this is encoded by the coding sequence ATGGCCAAGTTCGTCTACGACTTCATCGAGGGTGACCGCAGCAGAGCCGATCTGCTGGGTGGCAAGGGCGCGAACCTGGCCGAGATGACCCGGCTGGGGCTGCCCGTCCCGCCCGGCTTCACCGTCAGCACCGACGCCTGCCGGGTGTACCTGCGCACCGGGGAACCCCCGGAGGGGCTCTTCGCCGAGATCAACGCCCATCTGCGGGAGGTCGAGGCCCGGCTGGACCGGTGGCTCGGCGACCGGCACGACCCGCTGCTGCTGGCGGTCCGCTCCGGCGGCCGGTACTCGATGCCGGGGATGATGGAGACGATCCTCGACATCGGGCTCAACGACACGACCGTGCACGGGTTGGCCGCGCGCGCCGGCGACGCGCGGTTCGCCTGGGACTCGTACCGCCGGCTGATCCAGATGTACGGCCGGACCGTGTACGGGGTGCCGGCCGAGGAGTTCGAGCGGGAGCTGGAGGCGCTGCGCGCCTCGGCCGGGCCGGCCGGCCCGAGCGCCGAGCAGCTGCGCGACCTGGTGGAGACGTACAAGAAGGTCTTCGCCGCGCACGTCGGGCACGACTTCCCGCAGGCCCCGCACGAGCAGCTGTACCTGGCGGTCCGTTCGGTGTTCGAGTCGTGGAACTCGGAGCGGGCCCGGATCTACCGGCGGCAGGAGCGCATCCCGGACGACCTGGGCACCGCGGTGAACGTGATGGCGATGGTCTTCGGCAACCTGGGCCCGGACTCGGGCACCGGGGTGGCGTTCACCCGCGACCCGGCCACCGGCGCGCCCGGCGTGTACGGCGACTACCTGCCCGACGCGCAGGGCGAGGACGTGGTCGCCGGGATCCGCAACACGATCCCCCTGCCGGAGCTGGAGCGGATCGACCCGGCGAGCTTCCGCCGGCTGATGACGATCATGGCGACGCTGGAGCGGCACTACCGCGACCTGTGCGACATCGAGTTCACCATCGAGCGTGGCCGGCTGTGGATGTTGCAGACCCGGGTCGGCAAGCGCACCGCCGCCGCCGCGTTCGTGATCGCCGCACAGCTGGTGCAGGAGGGGCTGATCAGCCTGGACGAGGCGCTGCTGCGGGTCAACGGCGCGCAGCTCGGCCAGCTGATGTTTCCGGCCTTCGACCTGTCGGGCGCGCCGGCCCCGCTCGCGGTCGGGGTGGGGGCCTCCCCGGGGGCCGCGGTGGGCCGGGTGGTGTTCGACTCCGCCGCCGCGGCGGCGGCCACCGAACCGGTGATCCTGGTCCGTCGGGAGACCAACCCGGACGACCTGCCCGGCATGATCGCCGCGGCCGGGGTGCTGACCTCGCGCGGCGGCAAGACCTCGCACGCCGCCGTGGTGGCCCGGGGCATGGGCCGCACCTGCGTCTGCGGGGCGGACGCCCTGCGGATCGCCCCGGAGCGCGGCGAGTTCGCCGTCGGCGACCGGGTGGTCCGGGCCGGGGACGTCATCTCCATCGACGGCACGACCGGCCGGATCTACGCCGGTGAGGTCCCGGTGCAGCCCTCCCCCGTCGCCCGTTACCTGGCCGGCGAGCTGGCGCCGCAGGCCGACCCGCTGGTCGCGGCGGTGCACCGGCTGCTCGGCCACGCCGATGCGGTGCGCCGGCTGGGTGTGCGGGCGAACGCCGACACCGGGCCGGACGCCCGCCGGGCCCGCCGGTTCGGCGCCACCGGGATCGGGCTGTGCCGGACCGAGCACATGTTCCTGGGTGAGCGCCGGGAGCTGGTGGAGCGGCTGATCCTGGCCGACGGACCGGACGAGGTGGCCGCCGCGCTGGACGCGCTGCTGCCGTTGCAGCGGGCCGACTTCGTGGACATCCTCGCGGCGATGGACGGTCTGCCGGTGACCATCCGGCTGATCGACCCGCCGCTGCACGAGTTCCTGCCTCCGCTGCACGAGCTGACCGCCCGGGTGGCCCGCGCCGAGGCGCTCGGCGAGGACCCGGGCCGCGACGGCCGGCTGCTGGTCGCGGTCCGCCGGATGCACGAGTCGAACCCGATGCTCGGCCTGCGCGGGGTGCGCCTCGGGCTGGTGATCCCGGGACTGTTCGCCATGCAGGTCCGCGCGGTCGCCGAGGCGGCGGCCCAACGGGTCCGCGAGGGTGGCGACCCGCGGCCGGAGATCATGGTGCCGCTGGTCGGCGACGTCAAGGAGTTGGCCGCCGTCCGGGTGGAGGCCGAGCAGGTCCTCGCCGGGGTGCCGGGGGCGCCGGAGATCCCGATCGGCACGATGATCGAGGTGCCCCGGGCGGCGCTGACCGCCGGGGAGATCGCCGCCGAGGCGCACTTCTTCTCCTTCGGCACCAACGACCTGACCCAGACCGCCTGGGCGTTCTCCCGCGACGACGTGGAGGGCTCGTTCTTCGGCGCGTACCTGGAGCGGGGGATCTTCACCACCTCCCCGTTCGAGAGCATCGACGTCAAGGGCGTGGGGCGGCTGGTCCGGCTGGCCGTGGCGGAGGGCCGGGCCGCCCGGCCGGAGCTGACCGTCGGGGTCTGCGGCGAGCACGGCGGCGACCCCGAGTCGGTGGCGTTCTTCGCCGACGCCGGGCTGGACTACGTCTCCTGCTCGCCGTACCGGGTGCCGATCGCCCGGCTGGCGGCCGGGCGGGCCGCCGTCGACCCCACCACCGGCACGTCCGACTCCCGATAG
- a CDS encoding GNAT family N-acetyltransferase, which yields MTADLRLRPVRDADVPHFFAHEQDPQAVWMAAFGPADPTDRAAFDAHWARIRADPRIVNRTVVVGEDVVGHVAAFPVDERTEVSYWIDPRRWGRGYATAALAALLRELPQRPVHARAAKDNRASLAVLRKCGFVVVGEDAGFAHGRGVEVEEWVLELPAEAAEQGDH from the coding sequence GTGACCGCTGACCTGCGACTGCGCCCGGTGCGCGACGCCGACGTGCCCCACTTCTTCGCCCACGAGCAGGATCCGCAGGCCGTCTGGATGGCGGCCTTCGGCCCGGCCGACCCGACCGACCGGGCCGCCTTCGACGCGCACTGGGCCCGCATCCGCGCCGACCCGCGCATCGTCAACCGCACCGTCGTGGTCGGCGAGGACGTGGTCGGCCACGTGGCCGCCTTCCCGGTGGACGAGCGCACCGAGGTCAGCTACTGGATCGACCCGCGGCGCTGGGGCCGGGGGTACGCCACCGCCGCGCTCGCCGCGCTGCTGCGCGAACTGCCGCAGCGGCCGGTGCACGCGCGCGCCGCCAAGGACAACCGGGCCTCCCTGGCGGTGCTGCGCAAGTGCGGCTTCGTCGTCGTCGGCGAGGACGCGGGCTTCGCCCACGGCCGTGGCGTCGAGGTCGAGGAGTGGGTGCTGGAGCTGCCCGCCGAGGCGGCTGAGCAGGGCGACCACTAG
- a CDS encoding hemolysin family protein has product MQSYWSQLALVGVLVVLNAIFAGSEMALVSLRDSQLQRLERTSRAGRVLARLAKDPNRFLATIQIGITLAGFLASAAAAVSLAKPLVPLLGFVGGAAETVAIVVVTLALTFVTLVFGELAPKRIAMQSAERWALLVARPLDLLATVTRPAVWALGATSDLVVRLVGLNPKHEPEEIGPDELRDIVAGNHGFTKEQRMIIAGAVEIADRQLKAVLVPRLQVFTLDSGTTAEAARLVLAATGHSRAPVVRHGGLDDAAGVIHLRDLVGVPDDRPVDEIARPPMLLPDSLPVVDALRQFKAERQHIALVVDERGAVDGIVTLEDILEEIVGEIYDETDRDVRAVRTEADGVLLLPGTFPVHDLVDIGVEVPGRPSGDYTTVAGMLLSCLGHIPTVAGESVTVDGWEIEVAAIDQRAISQVRLRRHAAVEEAAEGEPVLDRARG; this is encoded by the coding sequence GTGCAGAGCTACTGGAGCCAACTGGCCCTGGTCGGAGTCCTGGTCGTCCTGAACGCGATCTTCGCGGGCAGCGAGATGGCGCTGGTGTCGTTGCGCGACAGCCAGTTGCAGCGCCTGGAGCGCACCAGCCGGGCCGGGCGGGTGCTGGCCCGGCTCGCCAAGGATCCGAACCGGTTCCTCGCCACCATCCAGATCGGCATCACCCTGGCCGGCTTCCTGGCCTCGGCCGCCGCGGCGGTCTCCCTGGCCAAGCCCCTGGTGCCGCTGCTCGGCTTCGTCGGCGGCGCCGCCGAGACGGTCGCCATCGTGGTGGTCACCCTCGCGCTGACCTTCGTCACCCTGGTCTTCGGCGAGCTGGCCCCGAAGCGGATCGCCATGCAGTCCGCCGAGCGCTGGGCGCTGCTGGTGGCCCGCCCGCTGGACCTGCTGGCCACCGTTACCCGCCCCGCCGTCTGGGCCCTCGGCGCCACCAGCGACCTCGTCGTACGACTGGTCGGGCTCAACCCGAAGCACGAGCCCGAGGAGATCGGCCCCGACGAACTGCGCGACATCGTCGCCGGCAACCACGGCTTCACCAAGGAACAGCGGATGATCATCGCCGGCGCGGTGGAGATCGCCGACCGGCAGCTCAAGGCGGTGCTCGTACCCCGGTTGCAGGTCTTCACGCTCGACAGCGGCACCACCGCGGAGGCCGCCCGGCTGGTGCTGGCCGCCACCGGCCACTCCCGGGCCCCGGTGGTGCGCCACGGCGGCCTGGACGACGCGGCCGGGGTCATCCACCTGCGCGACCTGGTCGGCGTGCCCGACGACCGCCCGGTCGACGAGATCGCCCGCCCGCCCATGCTGCTGCCCGACTCGCTGCCGGTGGTCGACGCGCTGCGGCAGTTCAAGGCCGAACGCCAGCACATCGCCCTGGTGGTGGACGAGCGCGGCGCCGTCGACGGGATCGTCACCCTGGAGGACATCCTGGAGGAGATCGTCGGCGAGATCTACGACGAGACCGACCGGGACGTGCGCGCCGTGCGCACCGAGGCCGACGGCGTGCTGCTGCTGCCCGGCACCTTTCCCGTGCACGACCTGGTCGACATCGGCGTCGAGGTGCCCGGCCGACCGTCCGGCGACTACACCACGGTCGCCGGGATGCTGCTGAGCTGCCTCGGGCACATCCCCACCGTGGCCGGGGAGAGCGTCACCGTGGACGGCTGGGAGATCGAGGTGGCCGCCATCGACCAGCGGGCCATCAGCCAGGTACGGCTGCGCCGCCACGCCGCCGTCGAGGAGGCCGCCGAGGGCGAGCCGGTCCTCGACCGGGCACGCGGCTGA
- a CDS encoding NRAMP family divalent metal transporter, with the protein MRKLLAATLGVLSAIGGFVDIGDLVAASQAGARFGMGHAWVLVLGVVGICAYADMAGRIAAVSGRAVFDLVRERLGPRVALLNLVASYLVTVLTLAAELGGLALALQLASRVSYLLWAPVAAFAVWLVLWRMRFQLMERVFGLTGLTLAVFAVALFWLPTDWPELARGALHPQEYGQGWGAYWFVAVALFASTVSPYEVFFFSSGGVEENWTAADLADARTSVLVGFPVGGFLALSLVATATVVFHPYGASLSSLDEVALPVVLAFGSVGLAIVALAFFAVTFGAALETGLSAAYAAAQYFGWQWGKRVSPREAARFHSVLLLSVLLGVLVLGTTVDPVRLTEHMLIVSAVALPLTYLPILIVANDRTYLGDRVNGRMSNLLGAVFLVVIVAASVAAIPLAVSTGMGR; encoded by the coding sequence GTGAGGAAGCTCCTCGCCGCCACGCTCGGCGTGCTCTCGGCCATCGGGGGCTTCGTCGACATCGGCGACCTGGTGGCGGCGAGCCAGGCCGGGGCCCGGTTCGGCATGGGGCACGCCTGGGTGCTGGTGCTCGGGGTGGTGGGCATCTGCGCGTACGCCGACATGGCCGGCCGGATCGCGGCGGTGAGCGGCCGGGCGGTGTTCGACCTGGTCCGGGAGCGGCTCGGGCCCCGGGTGGCGCTGCTCAACCTGGTCGCCTCCTACCTGGTCACGGTGCTCACCCTGGCGGCCGAGCTGGGTGGGCTGGCGCTGGCGCTGCAACTGGCGTCGCGGGTCAGCTACCTGCTCTGGGCCCCGGTGGCGGCGTTCGCGGTGTGGCTGGTGCTGTGGCGGATGCGGTTCCAGCTGATGGAACGGGTCTTCGGCTTGACCGGCCTGACCCTGGCGGTCTTCGCGGTCGCGCTGTTCTGGCTGCCGACCGACTGGCCGGAGCTGGCCCGTGGGGCGCTGCACCCGCAGGAGTACGGGCAGGGGTGGGGGGCGTACTGGTTCGTGGCGGTGGCGCTGTTCGCCTCCACCGTCAGCCCGTACGAGGTGTTCTTCTTCTCCTCGGGCGGGGTCGAGGAGAACTGGACCGCCGCGGACCTCGCCGACGCCCGCACGAGCGTCCTGGTCGGGTTCCCCGTCGGCGGCTTCCTCGCGCTGTCGCTGGTGGCCACCGCGACGGTGGTCTTCCACCCGTACGGCGCCTCGCTGTCGAGCCTCGACGAGGTGGCCCTGCCGGTGGTCCTCGCCTTCGGCTCGGTGGGCCTGGCGATCGTCGCGTTGGCGTTCTTCGCGGTGACCTTCGGCGCCGCGCTGGAGACCGGGCTCTCCGCCGCGTACGCCGCCGCGCAGTACTTCGGCTGGCAGTGGGGCAAGCGGGTCAGCCCCCGGGAGGCGGCCCGGTTCCACAGCGTGCTGCTGCTCAGCGTCCTGCTCGGGGTGCTGGTGCTGGGCACCACCGTCGACCCGGTACGGCTCACCGAGCACATGCTGATCGTCAGCGCGGTGGCGTTGCCGTTGACGTACCTGCCGATCCTGATCGTGGCGAACGACCGGACGTACCTGGGCGACCGGGTCAACGGGCGGATGTCGAACCTGCTCGGGGCGGTCTTCCTGGTGGTGATCGTGGCGGCGTCGGTGGCGGCGATCCCGCTGGCGGTGTCGACGGGGATGGGGCGATGA
- a CDS encoding PaaI family thioesterase, translated as MPDMTGGLVGLLGLKFDEIGADRVVIRWQVRPELHQPFGIQHGGVYCAVVETAASVGGSIWLGGRGTVVGVSNQTDFLRAVRDGELTAVGTPVHRGRSQQLWQVEITDADGRLVSRGQVRLQNLAHP; from the coding sequence ATGCCGGACATGACGGGTGGCCTGGTCGGGCTGCTCGGGCTGAAGTTCGACGAGATCGGCGCCGACCGGGTGGTGATCCGCTGGCAGGTGCGCCCCGAGCTGCACCAGCCGTTCGGCATCCAGCACGGCGGGGTGTACTGCGCGGTGGTGGAGACCGCCGCCAGCGTCGGTGGGTCGATCTGGCTCGGCGGGCGCGGCACGGTGGTCGGCGTGTCGAACCAGACGGACTTCCTCCGGGCGGTGCGCGACGGCGAGCTGACCGCCGTCGGCACGCCCGTGCACCGGGGACGCAGCCAGCAGCTCTGGCAGGTGGAGATCACCGACGCCGACGGGCGGCTGGTCTCCCGCGGTCAGGTGCGGCTGCAGAACCTCGCCCACCCCTGA
- the tyrS gene encoding tyrosine--tRNA ligase — protein sequence MTDSNLPHGRDSLTEDLRWRGLIQDSTGLDELRDLLDGGSATFYVGFDPTAPSLHVGHLMQVTTARRLQLAGHRPLLLVGGATGQIGDPKESAERTLNPPEVVASWVQRIRDQLAPFVSYTGENAAQLVNNLDWTGQMSVVEFLRDVGKHFPVNKMLAREVVKARLETGISFTEFSYQLLQANDFFELHRRHGCQLQYGGSDQWGNITAGVDYVRRRGAGPVEAFTTPLVTRSDGTKFGKTEGGAVWLDPEMTSPYAFYQFWVNADDRDVTRYLRYFSFRSREEIEALEKEAAERPAARAAQRALAEELTTLVHGEREMAQAVAASQALFGRGSLEELTPETLRAALTEAGLVHLDELPDVAGLLKESGLVPSMKEARRVIAEGGAYVNNIRVTEVDAVVAPEDLLHGRYLVLRRGKRSFAGVELRK from the coding sequence GTGACCGACAGCAACCTCCCGCACGGGCGGGACTCCCTGACCGAAGACCTGCGGTGGCGGGGCCTGATCCAGGACTCGACCGGCCTCGACGAGCTGCGCGACCTGCTCGACGGCGGGAGCGCCACCTTCTATGTGGGCTTCGATCCGACCGCGCCCAGCCTGCACGTCGGCCACCTGATGCAGGTCACCACCGCCCGCCGGCTCCAGCTCGCCGGGCACCGGCCGCTGCTGCTGGTCGGCGGCGCGACCGGGCAGATCGGTGACCCGAAGGAGAGCGCCGAGCGGACGCTCAACCCGCCGGAGGTCGTCGCGAGCTGGGTGCAGCGCATCCGCGACCAGCTCGCGCCCTTCGTGTCGTACACCGGTGAGAACGCGGCGCAACTGGTCAACAACCTGGACTGGACCGGCCAGATGTCGGTGGTCGAGTTCCTCCGCGACGTCGGCAAGCACTTCCCGGTGAACAAGATGCTGGCCCGCGAGGTGGTCAAGGCCCGGCTGGAGACCGGCATCAGCTTCACCGAGTTCAGCTACCAGCTGCTCCAGGCCAACGACTTCTTCGAGTTGCACCGTCGGCACGGCTGCCAGCTCCAGTACGGCGGCTCCGACCAGTGGGGCAACATCACCGCCGGGGTCGACTACGTGCGCCGTCGCGGCGCGGGGCCGGTGGAGGCGTTCACCACCCCGCTGGTGACCCGGTCCGACGGCACGAAGTTCGGCAAGACCGAGGGCGGGGCCGTCTGGCTCGACCCCGAGATGACCAGCCCGTACGCCTTCTACCAGTTCTGGGTCAACGCCGACGACCGGGACGTCACCCGCTACCTGCGGTACTTCAGCTTCCGGTCCCGCGAGGAGATCGAGGCGCTGGAGAAGGAGGCGGCCGAGCGGCCGGCGGCCCGCGCCGCCCAGCGGGCGCTCGCCGAGGAGCTGACCACCCTGGTGCACGGCGAGCGGGAGATGGCCCAGGCGGTCGCCGCGAGCCAGGCGCTGTTCGGTCGCGGCTCGCTGGAGGAGTTGACGCCGGAGACCCTGCGGGCGGCGCTGACCGAGGCCGGCCTGGTCCACCTCGACGAGCTGCCGGACGTGGCCGGGCTGCTCAAGGAGTCGGGCCTGGTGCCGAGCATGAAGGAGGCGCGCCGGGTGATCGCCGAGGGCGGCGCGTACGTCAACAACATCCGGGTCACCGAGGTCGACGCGGTGGTCGCCCCGGAGGACCTGCTGCACGGCCGATACCTCGTCCTGCGCCGCGGCAAGCGGTCCTTCGCCGGGGTTGAGCTGCGGAAATAG